From a single Triplophysa rosa linkage group LG17, Trosa_1v2, whole genome shotgun sequence genomic region:
- the rassf11 gene encoding ras association domain-containing protein 8, protein MEVKVYVEGVQRIVCGVTKNTTCQEVVIALAQALGRTGRYTLQEKFKEYERTLTPDEHLLESLEKYGEQAKEVQLILKHIGPSLGEESFLSWAQMRRAGAGRARRGSGVLDLHRQSLPPLSHLCLHSEPPPEEPKRPKRKSLTLMEEAWGWLENLGRGSKQQSGRDKGKNKEGNKGNGHLDSTSLKPTKSSLTSGGPHGKDKKDKNRVALHQPLISCLGNRGRRNDESRLSARREKDSKEVVEKDLKAIRTDKPLVPVVQMSSSHKTDSEETEASRQLIIQQQASLQELKIKISSTDQQIRELEDQQATKQNSESEDEEQLKFWLNELKAEEGFERDLQQQFFQIKEEADKCKAKIKEYKEKLLSMDLNFEQQQIDHENLTGQTDVSYPELQHIEQSVKQTESSVDTSQGNGETKRVVTTLNSNVPYVFVSANQTSHPPLSGPADLREWWTRWSQSQNQTTGTKPKIHRSEITIHIGSTRV, encoded by the exons GGAGGTGGTCATCGCTTTAGCACAGGCACTCG GTCGTACCGGGCGATATACTCTGCAAGAGAAGTTCAAAGAATACGAGCGTACCTTGACTCCAGATGAACATCTCCTGGAGTCTTTGGAGAAATATGGTGAGCAGGCTAAAGAGGTGCAGCTCATTTTGAAACATATCGGCCCGTCCCTCGGGGAAGAATCATTTTTATCCTGGGCCCAAATGAGGCGAGCAGGAGCAGGGAGGGCACGGAGAGGCAGTGGGGTACTCGACCTTCACCGCCAGAGTCTTCCACCACTATCACATCTCTGCCTCCACTCTGAGCCCCCCCCTGAGGAACCAAAGAGACCCAAAAGGAAGTCGCTGACGCTGATGGAGGAAGCATGGGGCTGGCTGGAAAACTTGGGCAGAGGCAGCAAACAGCAATCAGGACGAGATAAGGGGAAAAACAAGGAGGGCAATAAAGGAAATGGGCATTTAGATAGCACATCTTTGAAACCAACCAAGAGCTCTCTAACCTCTGGGGGACCACATGGAAAGGACAAAAAGGATAAAAATAGAGTGGCATTGCACCAGCCTTTGATCAGTTGCCTTGGGAACCGTGGAAGACGCAATGATGAGAGTCGCTTATCAGCGAGAAGAGAGAAAGATTCAAAAGAAGTCGTGGAGAAGGATTTGAAGGCCATCAGAACTGACAAGCCATTAGTTCCTGTTGTTCAGATGAGCAGCAGTCATAAAACTGACAGTGAGGAGACTGAAGCATCACGACAACTGATCATCCAACAGCAGGCTAGTCTGCAAGAACTAAAGATCAAAATCAGTTCAACCGACCAACAGATCCGTGAACTTGAGGACCAACAAGCCACCAAACAGAATTCAGAGTCAGAGGATGAGGAACAGCTCAAGTTTTGGCTGAACGAGCTGAAGGCAGAGGAAGGCTTTGAGAGAGACCTGCAGCAGCAGTTCTTTCAGATAAAGGAGGAAGCAGACAAATGCAAAGCCAAAATAAAGGAGTACAAAGAGAAACTGCTTTCGATGGATCTAAACTTCGAGCAGCAGCAAATTGATCATGAAAATCTTACTGGACAAACCGACGTATCATATCCTGAATTGCAGCATATAGAGCAAAGCGTCAAACAAACGGAGAGCTCCGTGGACACATCGCAAGGAAATGGTGAAACGAAAAGGGTGGtcacaacactgaactccaacGTACcgtatgtgtttgtttctgcAAATCAGACATCACATCCTCCACTGAGTGGACCAGCAGACTTGAGGGAGTGGTGGACACGATGGTCTCAGAGTCAGAATCAGACAACAGGGACTAAACCTAAGATACACCGCTCTGAAATCACCATCCACATTGGAAGCACTAGAGTTTAA